One Arcobacter sp. FWKO B genomic window, AAAATGTGTCTCAACGATAATGACACCAAAAAATCAAATCGTGTCGATAAATTCTAATGCAACAGTTAATCAACTAAAAAATATGTTCATTCAAACATCAAGATCAAGAATATTAGTGTATGAAGGAAATCAAGATAATATTATTGGTGTAATTAGTACAAAAATGTTTATTAGTTCACTTGATTTAAATTTAGAATATGTTAAAGACTTTAAAATGGAATCACCAATTATTATCCCACAAGATTATCATGTAGATGATTTACTTATAACATTCCAAGAATTAAGACAACATATAGCTGTAATAAAAGACAGCGATAATATATTGGGTGTAGTAACTATGGAGAATATTTTAGAAGAAATAGTTGGTGAAATATTTGATGAAACACAAAAAGATAGAAAGTTTGTTTATAATTTAAGTAATAGTTGTTTTATGGTTAGATATGACACTACAATTGATGAAATAAGAAAATATTTACATAATTTTGAAGAAGATGAACAAAGATTTAAGTCAATAGAAAATCTATTTTTAGAAAAAACAAATAATTCGTTTGAGATAAATAAAAAATACTTTTTTGATAATTACATAATTACTCCAGTTAAAATAGAATATGGTAGAGTTATTAAGTTTAAAATATGTAATATTGATAAATAAATAAAAATGGAGAACTACAATGAAAAATAGTAAAACTTTTTTAATCTTACTACTTTGTATTTCACTATATTCAAAGGATGATAGTATGCAATATAAACAATTAACATCACAAGAGGCACAAGTCATACTACATAAGGGTACAGAATACCCTTTCACTGGTATATACAATGACCACAAAGCTGATGGTATATACAAATGTAAACAATGTGGTACACCACTTTTTAAATCTGAGACAAAATTTAACAGTAGAAGTGGATGGCCTAGTTTTGATGAAGCACTTCCAAATGCAGTCAAAGAAATTCCAGATATTGATGGAAAAAGAACAGAAATAGTATGTGCTGTTTGTGGTGGACATTTAGGACATGTATTTAGAGGTGAAGGTTTTACTGAAAAAAATACAAGACACTGCGTAAATTCAATTTCGCTTGATTTTGAACCTAAAAGCAAGGAGTAAACCATGAGAATAGATAATATAAATACAAATGCAATGTTACAAAATATACAACAACTTAATGCATCTACTGAGGCTATTACAAAACTCTCTTTAGCTGACAACATTACAGATACTACAGTTGTGACAGACAATTTAATAGAAAGCATTGTGGGTCAAATTCCCAATGAAATAGCATACAAAGCAAATGCCAAAAGCATAGAAGTACTAAATGCGGTTGCTGATAGCTTGATTAATATAAAGGCATAATTACGAAACGCTTATGATTAGTTGATAGCTGATGGTTAATGGTTAATGGTTAATGGTTAATGGTTAATAGTTAATAGTTAATGGTTGATGGTTAATGGTAATTTTAGTGTATTAGTAAGGAAGTATGTAAGAATTGATGTATAAATTTGATAATTAGGTAAAAAAAAGGCAATAAAAAAACTCAACACTAGCAGCGACTTACCTTTCCACAATTGAAAACTGCAGTATTATCAGCGATGGGAGGCTTGACTTCCAGGTTCGAAATGGAGCTGGGTATTTCCCTCCCTCTATAGCCACTAGTAAAGTTGAGTGAAAAAAACTAAAAGTAATTCTTTTCACTCAACTTATAATGTTGAGTTGAGTTATATTTATGTTAAAGTCATTATCTAAAACTTTTTAGATTTTAGATTTTAGTTATTACTTGTTTTGTTGTACTTAATAAGATAGTAGCAAAGAATACTATAAAAAAAGCCAAACGATCTATTAGTACTAGTCAGCTAAAGGACTCTCATCCATTACACATCTAGCCTATCAACCAGTTAGTCTTACTGGGATCTTCAGGGAAAGTTCATCTTAGAGTTGGCTTCGAGCTTAGATGCTTTCAGCTCTTATCACATCCATGCGTAGCTACCCAGCGATGCTCTTGGCAGAACAACTGGTACACCAGTGGCATGTTCATCCCGGTCCTCTCGTACTAGGGACAAATCTCTTCAACTTTCCTACGCCCACGGAAGATAGGGACCGAACTGTCTCACGACGTTCTGAACCCAGCTCGCGTACCGCTTTAAATGGCGAACAGCCATACCCTTGGGACCTGCTCCAGCCCCAGGATGCGATGAGCCGACATCGAGGTGCCAAACCTCCCCGTCGATGTGAGCTCTTGGGGGAGATCAGCCTGTTATCCCCGGCGTACCTTTTATCCTTTGAGCGATGGCCCTTCCACACAGAACCACCGGATCACTATGACCGTCTTTCGACTCTGTTCGACTTGTCTGTCTCACAGTCAGGCTGGCTTATGCCATTACACTCAACGATGGATTTCCAACCCATCTGAGCCAACCTTTGTAAGCCTCCGTTACTTTTTAGGAGGCGACCGCCCCAGTCAAACTACCCACCAGACATTGTCCTCCATCAGGGTAACTGATGCGAGTTAGTAATCCAAATATTCAAGGGTGGTATCTCAAGGATGGCTCCGCTTCTACTTGCGTCTAAGCATCACAGCCTCCCACCTATCCTGCACATGAATATTCAAACTACAGTGTCAAGCTATAGTAAAGGTGCACGGGGTCTTTCCGTCTTTCCGCGGGTAGGAGGAATTTTCACCTCCACTACAATTTCACTGGATCCCCCTTTGAGACAGCTCCCATCTCGTTACGCCATTCATGCAGGTCGGTATTTAACCGACAAGGAATTTCGCTACCTTAGGACCGTTATAGTTACGGCCGCCGTTTACTGGGGCTTCGATCAAGTGCTTCGATTGCTCTGACACCATCAATTAACCTTCCAGCACCGGGCAGGCGTCACACCTTATACATCCTCTTACGAGTTAGCAAAGTGCTGTGTTTTTGGTAAACAGTCGGGAGGGACTCTTTGTTGCAACCTCTCTAGCTTTGAAGAGCAAGTCTTCTAACTTGAGTAGGCACACCTTATACCGAAGATACGGTGCTAGTTTGCAGAGTTCCTTAAAGGGGGTTCTTCCACGCGCCTTAGAATACTCATCTCACCCACCTGTGTCGGTTTACGGTACGGGTAACAAATGATAAACTTAGAGACTTTTCTTGGCACGACGGCATCGGGGATTCCGAATGCAACCCGAAGGTCTTATTCGGCCTGTCAGATCTCGGTCTAGCGTAACACGGATTTGCCTGCGTTACAACCTACATCCTTCGACTAACTATTCCATCAGTTAGCTCCCGTAGCCCTATGCGTCCTCCCATCGCGCTCATTTGTTAGTATCGGAATATTAACCGATTTGCCATCGCCTACCCCTTTCGGACTCAGCTTAGGACCCGACTAACCCTACGATGACGACCATCGCGTAGGAAACCTTGGGTTTACGGCGAAGTAGATTCTCACTACTTTTATCGTTACTCATGCCTGCATGCTCACTTCTGTACGCTCCACCACTCCTCACCGGTATGGCTTCAACGCTGAACAGAACGCTCTCCTACCACTCCATATAAATATGAAATCTACAGCTTCGGTGCATATCTTAGCCCCGTTATATTTTCCGCGCAGAATCACTAGACCAGTGAGCTGTTACGCTTTCTTTAAAGGATGGCTGCTTCTAAGCCAACCTCCTGGTTGTCACAGTAACTCCACATCGTTTTCCACTTAGATATGACTTTGGGACCTTAGCTGGTAGTCTGGGTTGTTCCCCTCTTGACGATTGATTTTATCACCCACCGCCTGACTGCCGTGATTACACATATAGTATTCGGAGTTTGACAGGGTTTGGTACCGCGGTAAGCAGCCCTAGCCCAATCAGTGCTCTACCCCTATATGCTACAACACAACGCTATACCTAAATATATTTCGGAGAGAACCAGCTATCACTGAGTTTGATTGGCCTTTCACCCCTATCCACAAGTCATCCCAAACCGTTTCAATGGTTACGGGTTCGGTCCTCCACTAGCTTTTACACCAGCTTCAACCTGCTCATGGATAGATCACTCAGTTTCGGGTCTGCAACCAGTGACTAATTCGCCCTATTAAGACTCGCTTTCGCTACGGCTTCGTACTTGACTTAACCTTGCCACTGATCACAACTCGCAGGCTCATTATGCAAAAGGCAGTCCATCACCCTGGATTACTCCATAGGGCTCTGAATGATTGTAGGCTAATGGTTTCAGGTTCTATTTCACTCCCCTCACTGGGGTACTTTTCACCTTTCCCTCACGGTACTTGTGCACTATCGATTTGAAAGTAGTATTTAGGGTTGGAGGGTGGTCCCCCCATATTCAGTCAAGATTTCTCGTGTCCCGACCTACTCGTTCGCTATCCTAGTTCCACAAAAATGTTTTAATATACAGGAGTATCACCTTCTATGCTCTACCTTTCCAGGTAATTCTACTAACATTTATGCTAAATATAGCCGCCCTAATCCCATTTCGCTCGCCGCTACTTTGGGAATCTCGTTTGATTTCTCTTCCTTTGGGTACTGAGATGTTTCACTTCCCCAAGTTCGCTCTCTAAATTAGAGTAATATATATCTCTATATATTGGGTTGCCCCATTCGGAAATTCCTGGATCAAAGCCTCTTGACAGCTCCCCAAGACTTATCGCAGTCTAGTACGTCCTTCATCGCCTCTTTCAATCAAGGCATCCACCATTAGCCCTTTATAGCTTTTTTATAGTTACCAACAAGTTGGCAACTTCGTATAAATGAGTATTCTTTGACTACTATCTTATTAAATACAAGTATTTAACAAGTAATAATTGTTGTTTTTGCGTTTATTAACAATTAATTTTCATTAATCGTTGGAAAAAACTTTTGACTTTAACATTAAATTGTAAAAATAACACTGGTAAAACCAGATATAAATCTTTCGCAAAAGATTTATATCTAATTTTATATTCTGGTGGAGAATAGCGGGATCGAACCGCTGACCTCCTGCGTGCAAGGCAGGCGCTCTCCCAGCTGAGCTAATTCCCCAGACTTTTTAGGTAATATCTAATATCTAAAATCTAAAAGGTAGGATAAAGAATCGCTTTGCGATACATTACTTTTTAGATTTTAGATTTTACTTTTTACTTAAATAAATGGTGGGCCTAACAGGACTTGAACCTGTGACCTCACGATTATCAGTCGAGCGCTCTAGCCAGCTGAGCTATAGGCCCACATGCCTACTTCAGATAATCTTTACAAACCGAACAAATTAACTTTTCCTTGTTTTTCAAGTCATACTCAATAAAGGTATGACTTTCTCTGAAAGGAGGTGATCCAACCGCAGGTTCTCCTACGGTTACCTTGTTACGACTTCACCCCAGTCGCTGATTCCGCCGTGGGCAATAGCTATTTTAGCATTTTGACTTAAGGCGAAATCAACTCCCATGGTGTGACGGGCGGTGAGTACAAGACCCGGGAACGTATTCACCGTAGCAATGCTGATCTACGATTACTAGCGATTCCAACTTCATGTTCTCGAGTTGCAGAGAACAATCCGAACTGGGAGGTGTTTTTGAGATTTGCTCCATCTCGCGATATTGCAGCTTTCTGTACACCCCATTGTAGCACGTGTGTAGCCCTGGCCGTAAGGGCCATGATGACTTGACGTCGTCCTCACCTTCCTCCTCCTTACGAAGGCAGTCTCGTTAGAGTTCTCAGCCTAACTGTTAGCAACTAACGACGAGGGTTGCGCTCGTTGCGGGACTTAACCCAACATCTCACGACACGAGCTGACGACAGCCGTGCAGCACCTGTTTTCAAGTTCTAGCAAGCTAGCACTCCAGTATCTCTACCAGATTCTATCAATGTCAAGGCCAGGTAAGGTTCTTCGCGTATCTTCGAATTAAACCACATGCTCCACCGCTTGTGCGGGTCCCCGTCTATT contains:
- a CDS encoding hemolysin family protein; the protein is MEIFLLLLFLILLSGLFSGSEIALVSLSDAKVKALVDQKAKNSLTIQKLKKNPNRMLITILIGNNLVNISASVVATIWTTQTFGNQYLGYATGILTLFVLIFGEIFPKVIAQKFAVIFSQFVANILIFLQYLFYPVVLVLEYILHQTTKRLQVSDDGLTKITEAKAMIEIVKESGDIEENIEKIINNTFDFDTKCVSTIMTPKNQIVSINSNATVNQLKNMFIQTSRSRILVYEGNQDNIIGVISTKMFISSLDLNLEYVKDFKMESPIIIPQDYHVDDLLITFQELRQHIAVIKDSDNILGVVTMENILEEIVGEIFDETQKDRKFVYNLSNSCFMVRYDTTIDEIRKYLHNFEEDEQRFKSIENLFLEKTNNSFEINKKYFFDNYIITPVKIEYGRVIKFKICNIDK
- a CDS encoding methionine-R-sulfoxide reductase, with product MQYKQLTSQEAQVILHKGTEYPFTGIYNDHKADGIYKCKQCGTPLFKSETKFNSRSGWPSFDEALPNAVKEIPDIDGKRTEIVCAVCGGHLGHVFRGEGFTEKNTRHCVNSISLDFEPKSKE